A window of Corticium candelabrum chromosome 3, ooCorCand1.1, whole genome shotgun sequence contains these coding sequences:
- the LOC134177260 gene encoding uncharacterized protein LOC134177260, with translation MTPLVSLSQCAFVSSWAHSIKELPNYFSSLNQILDNVVHGDHGDPQRGSIAQALREAVPSDKQLEDMLRNKSKLQRKLTQDLASTAITDMIMISSCDREAARLRSLQGKGAGAWINTIPTSQKLALESRDFRLAACMRLGLSMPFKGYIQRCDCGVSLDGSGYHFLTCKWGGGPVWSHESIAAVWADCLRDLHIHHRREPRNRYSNSNDRPDISVFDCGSGSNVDLDISLAHP, from the coding sequence ATGACACCACTAGTATCGCTCTCTCAATGTGCGTTTGTCTCATCGTGGGCCCACAGCATCAAAGAGTTGCCAAACTATTTTTCAAGTCTGAATCAAATTCTTGATAATGTTGTCCACGGTGACCACGGTGATCCCCAGAGAGGTTCTATAGCTCAAGCTCTTCGTGAGGCAGTGCCTTCTGACAAACAACTGGAAGATATGCTACGGAATAAAAgtaaactacaaagaaaactgACACAGGATTTAGCCAGCACTGCCATCACTGACATGATTATGATAAGCTCATGCGATAGAGAGGCAGCAAGACTTCGGtctttgcaaggcaaaggGGCAGGGGCATGGATAAATACGATACCAACTTCGCAGAAGCTCGCACTAGAATCCCgcgattttcgcttggcgGCCTGCATGAGGTTGGGATTGTCTATGCCCTTCAAAGGATATATCCAAAGATGTGATTGCGGTGTCTCCCTTGATGGATCTGGCTATCATTTCTTGACATGTAAATGGGGTGGTGGGCCTGTCTGGTCCCACGAGTCCATAGCTGCAGTGTGGGCAGATTGTTTGAGAGATCTCCATATACACCACCGACGGGAACCTAGAAACAGGTACTCAAACTCAAATGACCGCCCGGATATCTCTGTTTTTGACTGTGGCTCTGGGTCTAATGTGGACCTGGACATCTCACTGGCGCACCCATAG